A window of the Henckelia pumila isolate YLH828 chromosome 3, ASM3356847v2, whole genome shotgun sequence genome harbors these coding sequences:
- the LOC140886268 gene encoding transcription factor TGA1-like isoform X1 gives MNSTSTHFVPSRRMGIFEPIHQMSMWGDFKEDNREDTSPPMILEIEGKMDNQSEETSHGTVGPSSKYDQETSRRPDKVQRRLAQNREAARKSRLRKKAYVQQLESSKLKLIQLEQELDRARQQGLCAGGGLDASQIGYSETVNPGITAFEMKYGHWVEQQNIQISDLRNALQSNVGDMELSIFVKRGLKHYADLFEMKAAAARTDVFYLMSGMWKTSAERFFFWIGGFRPSELLKVLLPHLEPMSEHQHFEVCNLRQNCQQAEDALSQGMEKLHYIVAEAVGAGRLGEGNYLPQITAAIEKLEALVRFVDQADHLRQETLQQIARILEPPQAARGLLALGEYLQRLRALSSLWSSRPHEPI, from the exons ATGAATTCTACATCAACCCATTTTGTTCCCTCGAGacggatgggcatttttgagcCTATCCATCAAATGTCTATGTGGGGAGATTTCAAAGAGGACAACCGTGAAGACACATCTCCACCAATGATTCTAGAGATAGAAGGCAAGATGGACAATCAG TCAGAGGAGACTTCACACGGAACCGTTGGACCCTCCAGTAAATATGATCAAGAAACGAGTAGACGACCTGATAAG GTACAGAGACGTCTAGCTCAAAACCGTGAGGCTGCTCGTAAAAGTCGACTTCGTAAAAAG GCTTATGTGCAGCAGTTAGAAAGTAGTAAATTAAAACTTATTCAATTAGAGCAAGAGCTCGACCGGGCCAGACAACAG GGTTTGTGTGCAGGTGGTGGTTTAGATGCCAGCCAGATAGGCTACTCCGAAACCGTAAACCCAG GTATTACTGCATTTGAGATGAAGTATGGACACTGGGTGGAACAACAAAACATACAAATCTCCGATTTAAGAAATGCTTTACAATCAAATGTTGGAGATATGGAACTGTCGATCTTTGTCAAGCGTGGATTAAAGCATTATGCTGATCTCTTTGAAATGAAAGCAGCAGCTGCTAGGACAGATGTATTCTATCTCATGTCTGGCATGTGGAAAACATCGGCTGAACGATTCTTCTTTTGGATTGGGGGTTTTCGGCCTTCGGAACTCTTAAAG GTTCTTTTGCCACATCTAGAGCCCATGTCCGAACATCAACATTTCGAAGTTTGTAATCTTAGACAAAATTGTCAGCAAGCAGAAGATGCATTGTCTCAGGGAATGGAGAAACTCCATTACATTGTAGCCGAAGCAGTTGGCGCTGGTCGACTAGGTGAGGGCAACTACCTCCCACAGATTACTGCTGCCATAGAGAAGTTGGAAGCTCTGGTAAGGTTTGTTGATCAG GCAGATCATCTGAGACAAGAAACTCTGCAGCAGATTGCTCGTATTCTGGAGCCACCCCAAGCTGCTCGAGGCCTCCTCGCGTTGGGGGAGTATTTGCAGCGCCTTCGAGCTTTAAGTTCTCTTTGGTCTTCACGCCCCCACGAACCAATCTAG
- the LOC140886268 gene encoding transcription factor TGA1-like isoform X2 has product MNSTSTHFVPSRRMGIFEPIHQMSMWGDFKEDNREDTSPPMILEIEGKMDNQSEETSHGTVGPSSKYDQETSRRPDKVQRRLAQNREAARKSRLRKKAYVQQLESSKLKLIQLEQELDRARQQGLCAGGGLDASQIGYSETVNPGITAFEMKYGHWVEQQNIQISDLRNALQSNVGDMELSIFVKRGLKHYADLFEMKAAAARTDVFYLMSGMWKTSAERFFFWIGGFRPSELLKVLLPHLEPMSEHQHFEVCNLRQNCQQAEDALSQGMEKLHYIVAEAVGAGRLGEGNYLPQITAAIEKLEALADHLRQETLQQIARILEPPQAARGLLALGEYLQRLRALSSLWSSRPHEPI; this is encoded by the exons ATGAATTCTACATCAACCCATTTTGTTCCCTCGAGacggatgggcatttttgagcCTATCCATCAAATGTCTATGTGGGGAGATTTCAAAGAGGACAACCGTGAAGACACATCTCCACCAATGATTCTAGAGATAGAAGGCAAGATGGACAATCAG TCAGAGGAGACTTCACACGGAACCGTTGGACCCTCCAGTAAATATGATCAAGAAACGAGTAGACGACCTGATAAG GTACAGAGACGTCTAGCTCAAAACCGTGAGGCTGCTCGTAAAAGTCGACTTCGTAAAAAG GCTTATGTGCAGCAGTTAGAAAGTAGTAAATTAAAACTTATTCAATTAGAGCAAGAGCTCGACCGGGCCAGACAACAG GGTTTGTGTGCAGGTGGTGGTTTAGATGCCAGCCAGATAGGCTACTCCGAAACCGTAAACCCAG GTATTACTGCATTTGAGATGAAGTATGGACACTGGGTGGAACAACAAAACATACAAATCTCCGATTTAAGAAATGCTTTACAATCAAATGTTGGAGATATGGAACTGTCGATCTTTGTCAAGCGTGGATTAAAGCATTATGCTGATCTCTTTGAAATGAAAGCAGCAGCTGCTAGGACAGATGTATTCTATCTCATGTCTGGCATGTGGAAAACATCGGCTGAACGATTCTTCTTTTGGATTGGGGGTTTTCGGCCTTCGGAACTCTTAAAG GTTCTTTTGCCACATCTAGAGCCCATGTCCGAACATCAACATTTCGAAGTTTGTAATCTTAGACAAAATTGTCAGCAAGCAGAAGATGCATTGTCTCAGGGAATGGAGAAACTCCATTACATTGTAGCCGAAGCAGTTGGCGCTGGTCGACTAGGTGAGGGCAACTACCTCCCACAGATTACTGCTGCCATAGAGAAGTTGGAAGCTCTG GCAGATCATCTGAGACAAGAAACTCTGCAGCAGATTGCTCGTATTCTGGAGCCACCCCAAGCTGCTCGAGGCCTCCTCGCGTTGGGGGAGTATTTGCAGCGCCTTCGAGCTTTAAGTTCTCTTTGGTCTTCACGCCCCCACGAACCAATCTAG
- the LOC140890239 gene encoding uncharacterized protein has product MRDDDVPGPKPRSQWTVDENTAVIYNAKALNAMFTSVDMNMFNLIGTCTCARDAWEKLKTHCEGSASVKKTRMRLITSKFEKMRMKESETIMEYNGRLKSLTNEASVLGDAISNERLVSKVLRSVPKRFHTKEVKESDLEENSIALISKKFTDYLKVMKEKKDVKGAQPSKFSKLPTSEKPQKPAATRGSRQRYEGNVRDMTTMLMNAQIAFGKINPLGVGSGVAIPGRNTVQKSVCFVASNLDNSSNHEKQRNQLNTTLAKENTELKAAVARLEVLISKKDLELGLLNSELEREKTTLDKFNSSSSKLDSIFTMSKNDKFGIGFKESVFETGLKDHLTDYVEQNGGRVTYGGGAKGRIVGKGTLNVEGFPKLHNVLHVEGLNANLISINLLCDDDLHVKFDKNICEVFDNTNRCVITGTRSVDNCYQLGEELTCRHSKVDEFSLWHQKLGHVNFKTLKNLSNFKAVRSLPNLKSGVPYVCGKIAEDNIEGLLEIPHEEHSVVPDVATPNTTLVSPETVHEENSQNIEEAEMITEKEISSKIQKNNPSSHII; this is encoded by the exons ATGAGAGATGATGATGTACCAGGAccaaagccaagatcacaatggACAGTCGATGAGAATACTGCGGTTATTTATAATGCTAAAGCTCTTAATGCTATGTTCACTTCAGTTGATATGAAcatgtttaatctaattggtactTGTACTTGTGCTAGAGATGCTTGGGAGAAACTGAAAACCCACTGTGAAGGCTCGGCAAGTGTTAAGAAAACAAGGATGCGTctcataacttcaaaatttgagaaaatgagaatgaaAGAATCAGAGACCATCATGGAATATAATGGAAGATTGAAGAGCCTTACAAATGAAGCATCTGTTCTTGGTGATGCTATTTCAAACGAGAGACTTGTATCCAAAGTGCTTCGTTCTGTCCCCAAAAGATTTCACACCAAG gaagtaaaggaatctgatcTTGAAGAGAATTCAATTGCTTTGATCTCGAAGAagttcactgattatctcaaggtaatgaaagaaaagaaggatgTGAAAGGTGCACAACCTTCAAAATTTTCTAAATTGCCTACTTCAGAGAAGCCTCAAAAACCTGCTGCTACTCGGGGATCTcgacaaaggtatgaag GGAATGTAAGGGATATGACCACTATGCTTATGAATGCGCAAATCGCCTTTGGAAAG atcaatccactCGGTGTTGGCTCTGGTGTTGCAATACCTGGACGCAACACAGTTCAAAAATCTGTTTGTTTTGTTGCTTCTAACCTTGATAATTCCAGTAATCATGAAAAACAG AGGAATCAGTTGAACACAACCCTCGCAAAAGAGAATACTGAATTGAAAGCTGCTGTGGCTAGATTGGAAGTTCTCATTAGTAAGAAAGATCTGGAATTAGGGTTGCTGAATTCTGAACTTGAAAGAGAAAAAACAacacttgataaatttaattccagTTCAAGCAAACTTGATTCCATTTTTACTATGAGTAAAAATGATAAGTTTGGTATTGGTTttaaagaaagtgtttttgaaactg GCTTGAAAGATCACCTCACTGATTACGTTGAACAAAATGGTGGTAGAGTGACCTATGGAGGTGGTGCAAAGGGAAGAATTGTTGGCAAAGGAACACTCAATGTGGAAGGGTTTCCAAAGCTTCATAACGTCTTACACGTTGAAGGACTTAATGCAAACTTAATTTCAATTAATCTACTGTGTGATGACGActtgcatgtgaagtttgataagaatatttgtgaagtttttgataatacTAATCGTTGTGTTATAACAGGTACAAGATCAGTGGATAATTGCTACCAACTTGGTGAGGAATTGACATGTAGACACTCAAAGGTTGATGAGTTTAGTCTATGGCACCAAAAGCTtggacatgtgaatttcaagacctTAAAAAATCTGAGTAATTTTAAAGCTGTCAGAAGTCTTCCAAATCTAAAGTCTGgtgttccatatgtttgtg GAAAAATTGCTGAAGATAATATTGAAGGCTTGCTGGAAATTCCTCATGAAGAACACAGTGTTGTTCCTGATGTTGcaacaccaaacacaacactgGTTTCTCCAGAAACTGTTCATGAGGAAAATTCCCAAAATATTGAGGAAGCTGAGATGATTACTGAAAAGGAAATTTCAAGCAAGATACAGAAGAATAATCCATCATCACATATTATTTGA
- the LOC140886267 gene encoding alanine--glyoxylate aminotransferase 2 homolog 1, mitochondrial: MGWERELSRGSFVRPFLKNHWRSFCSGNVGLHGGVSASAPPVLPAFDYDPKPYKGPLAEEVLEKRRKFLGPSLFYYYQKPLNIVEGKMQYLFDENGRRYLDAFAGIVTVSCGHCHPDVLNAIMEQSKLLQHATTIYLHHAISDFAEGLASKMPGNLKVVYFVNSGTEANELAMLMARLYSGHLGMIALRNAYHGGSSNTIGLTALNTWKYPIPQGDIHHVLNPNPYRGVFGSDARCYAEDVQDHIDHGTSGKVAGFIAETIQGVGGAVELAPGYLKLVYDIIRKAGGVCIADEVQTGFGRTGNHYWGFETQGVIPDIVTMAKGIGNGLPLGAVVTTPEIARVLAQKIQFNTFGGNPVCSAGGLAVIRVLDKEKRQIHCAEVGSHMIHRFRDLQQKHDIIGDVRGRGLMVGIELVTDRKQKTPAKAETAVLFESLRELGVLVGKGGLHGNVFRIKPPMCFTKDDADFLVDAMDYAMSKL, encoded by the exons ATGGGTTGGGAACGGGAGCTCTCCCGTGGGAGTTTTGTGAGACCATTTTTGAAGAATCATTGGCGGTCGTTCTGTAGCGGTAATGTGGGCTTGCACGGGGGAGTTTCGGCTTCGGCTCCGCCAGTGTTACCAGCTTTTGATTATGATCCGAAGCCTTACAAGGGTCCCTTGGCCGAAGAGGTTTTAGAGAAGCGGAGGAAGTTTTTGGGTCCCTCGCTTTTCTATTATTACCAAAAGCCT CTCAATATCGTTGAAGGGAAAATGCAGTATTTGTTTGACGAGAATGGAAGAAGATATCTTGATGCATTTGCAGGAATTGTTACAGTGTCTTGTGGTCATTGCCATCCTGACGTGTTGAATGCCATTATGGAACAAAGCAAGCTTCTTCAACATGCAACCACCATTTACCTACATCATGCGATATCTGATTTTGCAGAGGGTCTAGCATCTAAAATGCCCGGAAATCTGAAG GTTGTGTACTTTGTTAATTCAGGGACTGAAGCAAATGAACTTGCTATGTTGATGGCTAGACTATACAGTGGCCACCTTGGCATGATTGCCTTAAGAAATGCATATCATGGTGGCAGCTCTAACACAATTGGACTGACAGCTCTTAACACGTGGAAGTACCCAATTCCTCAG GGAGATATCCATCATGTTCTAAATCCAAACCCATATCGTGGAGTGTTTGGCTCTGATGCCAGGTGTTATGCTGAAGATGTACAAGACCATATTGATCATGGTACTTCTGGAAAAGTTGCTGGATTTATTGCCGAGACAATTCAG GGGGTGGGGGGAGCCGTCGAATTAGCCCCTGGATACTTGAAATTAGTTTACGACATTATTCGTAAAGCTGGCGGTGTATGCATAGCTGACGAAGTGCAAACAGGCTTTGGTCGCACAGGAAACCACTATTGGGGCTTTGAAACCCAAGGTGTCATTCCGGATATAGTCACCATGGCTAAG GGCATTGGCAATGGTTTGCCGCTAGGTGCTGTTGTAACAACTCCTGAAATAGCTAGAGTTTTGGCTCAGAAAATTCAATTCAACACCTTTGGAGGCAATCCTGTATGTTCAGCTGGTGGACTTGCAGTGATCAGAGTTCTTGATAAGGAGAAGCGTCAAATTCATTGTGCTGAAGTTGGTTCGCATATGATTCACCGTTTCAGAGATCTTCAGCAAAAACATGACA TAATAGGTGATGTGAGAGGCAGAGGCCTAATGGTCGGGATAGAACTAGTGACTGACAGGAAGCAGAAGACGCCAGCCAAGGCAGAAACTGCAGTATTGTTCGAGAGTCTTCGAG AACTTGGTGTCTTGGTTGGTAAAGGTGGACTTCACGGCAATGTTTTCAGAATAAAACCTCCCATGTGCTTTACCAAAGATGACGCAG ATTTCCTAGTTGATGCAATGGACTACGCCATGTCAAAGTTGTGA